The proteins below come from a single Scatophagus argus isolate fScaArg1 chromosome 15, fScaArg1.pri, whole genome shotgun sequence genomic window:
- the LOC124072265 gene encoding protein L-Myc-1b-like — protein MEFDCYQHYFFNAFDTEEDFYKSTAPSEDIWKKFELLPTPPMSPTRTLSGAALPLSPGDKLNWLSKVLGQDEECEGQFMPDTGELLGNLSSIIIQDCMWSSFSASKQLEKVSGRGSAAAQTGVSPVAQISVRPSKAHCVSSAGPLVTSATDCVDPAAVLTIPASSCRKPASSGSESRSDSSDDDEEEIDVVTVEKKQNRMRLVNVRKPVTVTVRADPCPKRFHMSVHRQQHNYAARSPDSEPEPEEEDDDEEEEEDEDEEEPQSKRTCTASSLHAGCSARLSQPGSPSETSQNSDAEDTDRRRNHNFLERKRRNDLRSRFLALRDQIPGLESSKTPKVAILTHAAEYLVKLHSKEKRQLQEKKQLKSRQQQLLRRLSELKRS, from the exons ATGGAGTTCGACTGTTACCAGCATTATTTTTTCAACGCTTTCGACACAGAGGAGGATTTTTACAAGTCGACCGCACCAAGCGAGGACATATGGAAAAAGTTCGAGCTGCTGCCCACCCCTCCCATGTCTCCCACACGGACTCTGAGCGGCGCTGCGCTGCCGCTTTCGCCGGGAGACAAACTCAACTGGCTCTCCAAAGTCCTCGGTCAGGACGAGGAGTGCGAGGGGCAGTTCATGCCGGACACGGGGGAGCTGCTCGGTAACCTCAGCTCCATCATCATCCAAGACTGCATGTGGAGTAGTTTCTCCGCCAGTAAACAGCTGGAGAAGGTCAGTGGGAGAGGGTCAGCCGCAGCACAGACCGGTGTTTCCCCGGTGGCCCAGATCTCCGTGAGACCGAGCAAAGCGCACTGCGTCTCCTCCGCTGGCCCGCTCGTCACCTCGGCGACAGACTGCGTCGACCCCGCGGCTGTTCTCACCATTCCGGCAAGCAGCTGCAGGAAGCCGGCGTCGTCTGGCTCCGAGTCTCGCTCTGATTCCTCTG atgatgatgaagaggaaatcGATGTGGTCACTGTGGAGAAAAAGCAGAACCGCATGCGGCTGGTGAATGTCAGAAAGCCAGTCACGGTCACGGTTCGGGCAGACCCCTGTCCCAAACGCTTCCACATGTCTGTCCACCGACAGCAGCACAACTACGCTGCCCGCTCCCCAGACAGTGAGCCAGAGCCCGAGGAGGAAGACGacgacgaggaagaggaggaggacgaggatgaGGAAGAGCCTCAAAGCAAACGTACCTGCACAGCATCCAGTCTGCACGCGGGCTGTTCGGCTCGTCTCTCCCAGCCCGGCTCTCCCTCGGAGACTTCCCAAAACTCGGATGCAGAGGACACTGATCGCAGACGGAACCACAACTTTCttgaaaggaagaggaggaacgATCTGCGGTCTCGTTTCCTTGCCTTACGGGATCAGATCCCTGGCTTGGAATCGTCCAAGACCCCAAAGGTGGCCATCCTGACCCATGCAGCGGAGTACCTGGTGAAGCTGCACAGCAAGGAGAAACGGCAGCTCCAAGAGAAGAAACAACTCAAAAGCCGACAACAGCAGCTCCTCCGCAGACTGTCTGAACTGAAGCGATcttga